A window of Etheostoma spectabile isolate EspeVRDwgs_2016 chromosome 18, UIUC_Espe_1.0, whole genome shotgun sequence contains these coding sequences:
- the flvcr1 gene encoding LOW QUALITY PROTEIN: choline/ethanolamine transporter FLVCR1 (The sequence of the model RefSeq protein was modified relative to this genomic sequence to represent the inferred CDS: inserted 2 bases in 2 codons; substituted 1 base at 1 genomic stop codon) produces the protein MVAGDLVQEHLRADTGAPDDITVGRKTPELEGAAERCAEPTYDAVKTGGAGETDTGSRALEQEKEVPPDEREAMLPNGGGGEAEEKQGTKLETKLYPRRFAVLFVFSMYSLVNAFQWIQYSIIANVFTRYYGVTNDKVDWLSIVYMVVYIPLIFPATWLLDRKGLRLTALLGAGLNCIGAWLKCASVSPELFGVTVTAQVVCSVAQVFILGLPSRVASVWFGPGEVSTACATAVLGNQLGTAIGFLLPPVLVPXTPDDVELTGHNISIMFYGTAAVSTFLFIVAVIVIKDRPLLPPSHSQAVLPSSLSEDYSYKQSIFNLMKNKAFLLLLVSYGIMTGSFYSVSTLLNQMIMSYYENQELNAGRIGLTLVVAGMVGSILCGLWLDHTKTYKMTTLIVYGLSFLGMVVFTFTLDLNNIYLVFVTAGALGFFMTGYLPLGFEFGVEITYPESEGTSSGLLNAFAQLFGIIFTLIQGKLTTVHSPXFGNIFLCAGLLGNTAHALIKSELKRXNVNMEADSNQLQAVPTECPEDCPSEKKTNGVKMEPSISFSRETTL, from the exons ATGGTTGCCGGCGACCTCGTGCAGGAGCATCTGCGCGCGGATACCGGCGCACCTGACGACATCACGGTCGGCAGGAAGACTCCCGAGCTGGAGGGAGCGGCCGAGAGATGCGCGGAGCCGACATACGACGCAGTAAAGACGGGCGGGGCTGGGGAGACAGACACCGGCAGCAGGGCGCTCGAGCAGGAGAAGGAAGTCCCGCCGGATGAGAGAGAGGCGATGCTGCCTAacggtggaggaggagaggcgGAGGAGAAGCAAGGGACAAAGCTCGAGACTAAACTGTACCCGCGCAGGTTCGCCGTGCTCTTCGTCTTTAGCATGTACTCTTTGGTGAACGCCTTCCAGTGGATCCAGTATAGCATCATAGCCAACGTGTTCACGCGGTACTACGGCGTGACTAACGACAAGGTGGACTGGCTCTCCATCGTCTACATGGTCGTCTACATTCCGCTTATCTTCCCGGCTACCTGGCTGCTGGACCGGAAGGGTCTGCGGCTCACGGCCCTGCTGGGCGCCGGCCTCAACTGCATCGGCGCCTGGCTGAAGTGCGCCAGCGTGAGCCCCGAGCTGTTCGGAGTCACCGTCACGGCGCAGGTCGTCTGCTCCGTGGCGCAGGTGTTCATCCTCGGCCTGCCTTCCCGCGTCGCCTCGGTGTGGTTCGGACCCGGGGAAGTTTCCACCGCGTGCGCCACGGCCGTGCTGGGGAACCAG TTGGGAACCGCCATAGGCTTCCTGTTACCTCCAGTTCTGGTTC ACACGCCCGACGATGTTGAACTCACAGGTCACAACATCAGCATCATGTTCTACGGCACCGCCGCTGTCTCCACCTTCCTCTTCATCGTCGCTGTTATag TGATTAAGGACcgccctctcctccctcccagTCACTCGCAGGCTGTCCTCCCAAGCTCCCTTTCTGAAGATTACTCCTACAAACAGTCCATCTTCAACCTGATGAAGAATAAAGCATTCCTCCTCCTGCTCGTCAGCTACG GTATAATGACCGGCTCCTTCTACTCTGTCTCCACACTTCTCAACCAGATGATCATGTCCTACTACGag aACCAGGAGTTGAATGCTGGGAGAATTGGTCTGACTCTGGTTGTTGCTGGAATGGTCGGCTCCATCCTCTGTGGCCTGTGGCTGGACCACACAAAGACATACAA GATGACGACCCTGATCGTGTACGGCCTGTCGTTTCTGGGCATGGTGGTCTTCACCTTCACTCTGGACCTCAACAACATCTACCTGGTCTTCGTCACTGCTGGAGCCCTGGG GTTCTTTATGACGGGTTATCTGCCTCTGGGCTTTGAGTTCGGAGTGGAGATCACCTACCCGGAGTCTGAGGGAACGTCGTCGGGACTCCTCAATGCTTTTGCTCAG CTATTTGGGATCATTTTCACGCTGATTCAGGGCAAACTGACCACAGTCCACAGCCCATGATTTGGAAATATCTTCCTCTGTGCTGGTCTTCTTGGGAATACTGCTCATG ccTTAATTAAGTCAGAACTGAAAA CCAATGTCAACATGGAAGCAGACAGCAACCAGCTGCAAGCA
- the spata45 gene encoding spermatogenesis-associated protein 45, translating to MSGPEEQRALLELNGRRETWCQVELTPEQAWERTQRRHYRGHLQTSPVLLSALTAGPQRRAARSERPPASRLPERRHFEESYESQLV from the exons atGTCAGGACCTGAAGAGCAGCGGGCGCTGCTGGAGCTGAACGGGCGGAGGGAGACATGGTGTCAGGTGGAGCTGACGCCCGAGCAGGCCTGGGAGAGGACCCAGAGGAGGCACTACAGGGGTCACCTGCAGACCAGCCCGGTGCTCCTCAGCGCTCTGACCGCCGGGCCGCAGCGCAGGGCGGCCCGCAGCGAGCGCCCGCCCGCCTCCAGGCTCCCGGAGAGAAGGCACTTCGAAGAGAGCT ATGAGTCCCAGCTGGTGTAG